In Polyangium spumosum, the DNA window CCGCGACATCGCGGGCACGGAGCCCGAGCGTATGGCGCCGCGGCGTATCGCGGAGCTCTGCGAGATCGCGTTCCGCGGCACGGGCGTCGCGGTCTCCGTGGAGCACGACGTGTCGGGGTATCCGCTGATCGCGGCCGTCGCGCGGGCTTCGATGCGGGTCGAGCGTCACCGGCCGTGCGTCGTGCGCCTCTCGTACACGCCCGAGGCGCCGGCGTCGCGGACGGTGGTGCTCGTGGGCAAGGGCGTCACGTACGACACGGGGGGCGCGGATCTGAAGACGGACGGGCACATGGCGGGCATGTCGCGCGACAAGGGCGGCGCGGGCGCGGTCGCGGGGCTCGTCCTGGCGGCGGCGCTGCTCAAGGTGCCGGTGCGCGTGGTGGGGCTGCTGGGGCTCGTGCGGAACAACGTGGGCGACGAGGCGTTCGTGAGCGACGAGATCATCCGGGCGCGCTCGGGGGTGCGGGTGCGTATCGGGAACACGGACGCCGAGGGGCGGCTCGTGCTCTCGGATCTCCTGGCGGAGGCGAAGTCGATCGCGGAGCGGGCGCCGTCGCCGACGGTGCTCTCGGTCGCGACGCTCACGGGCCACGTGTACCGCGCGTACGGGCCGTACGTGGGTGCGATCGGCAATGGTTCGGCGCAACGCGCGGGGACGCTGGAGCTCCTGGATCGGCTGGGCGAGGCGTGGGGCGAGCCCCTGGAGCGGTCGCGCCCGCGGCGGGAGGATTATTCGTTCGTGGCGCCGCGATCGAGCGCGGAGGACGTGGTGAGCTCGAACCGGCTCGCGTCGGTGAACACGCCGCGGGGGCATCAGTTCCCGTTTGCGTTCCTCGATATCGCGTCGGGGCTGCGGGGCGAGAAGATCCCGTTCGTGCACCTCGACATCGGCGGCGTGGTGGTCGATCCGCCGGACTGGCAATTCGGCCGGCCGACGGGGAGCCCGGTGGCGATGTTGACGGCGTTTTTGGGGCAGCCGGCGGAGTGAGGGAGAGCGCGCGGCGGAGGTCGAAGGTGACCTCGAAGGTTGGCTCCGAGGTCCGCGCGGAGCTCGAAGGTAACCCCGAGGGGTGGTTTCGGGTGTCGGGCGGAGTTCGAAAGGAACCTCGGAAGCTGGCTCCGAGGTCCGCGTGGAGCTCGAAGGTGACCCCGGAGGCAGGTTCCGAGGTCCGCGCGGAGCTCGAAGGTAACCCCGGAGGCTGCTTCCGAGGTCCGCGCGGAGCTCGAAGGTAACCCCGGAGGCTGCTTCCGAGGTCCGCGCGGAGCTCGAAGGTAACCCCGGAGGCAGGTTCCGAGGTCCGCGCGGAGCTCGAAGGTAACCCCGGAGGCAGGTTCCAAGGTCCGCGCGGAGCTCGAAGGTAACCCCGGAGGCTGCTTCCGAGGTCCGCGCAGAGTTCGAAGGTAACCCCGGAGGCTGCTTCCGAGGTCCGCGCGGAGCTCGAAGGTAACCCCGGAGGTTGCCAGCAGCACATTCCCAACCCTTGCAGGAAACCAAGGAAACCGGTACAGTTTCCTGAGTTCCCACGGAGGCCCCCATGACCTTGCCTGCCGGCCCTCGCGTCCCTGCGCTCCCCGTGCTCGGGATCGCGCGTGATACGAAGCGTTTTTTCCTCGAAAGCTCCCGTCGTTACGGCGATCCCTTCACGCTCCCGCTCCCTACGGGTACGGTCGTCGCCACCGGCGATCCCGAGGGGATCCGCGAGATATTCACCGCCGATCCCGCCCTGTTCACCCCTTATGCGGTCCTCCCGCTCGAGCCCGTCGTCGGCCGGCATTCGGTCCTCCTGCTCGACGGCGCGCGCCACCGCCGCGAGCGCAAGCTGCTCACCCCGCCTTTTCACGGCGATCGCATGCGCGCTTATGGCGAGCTCATGGCGAACATCACCCTGCGCAATGCGGCCGCGCTCCCGCCGGGCGCCGCGTTCAAGGCGCAGGACCTCACCCAGGACGTCTCGCTCGAGGTCATCATCGAGGCCGTCTTCGGCGTGCGTGATCCCGCGCGCGTCGCGCTCTTCCGCGAGGTGATCGTCGGCTACATCGAGGCGTACACGCCGCCGCTCATGATGACGACGCTCCTGCGTCGCTCCTTCGGCGGGCTCGGGCCCTGGGCGCGTTTCCAGCGGTTCTCCGGGCGTTTTCACGCCCTCATCGCCGAGGAGATCACGGCGCGGCGCGCGAGCGGCGAGGTCCGCGAGGACATCCTGAGCCTCCTGCTCTCCGTGCGCGACGAGGACGGGCGGCCGATGTCCGACGAGGAGATCGACGACGAGCTGCGCACCATGCTCATCGCCGGCCACGAGACGACGGCCATCGGGATGGCCTGGGCGCTCGACGCGATTCATCGCGATTCGCGGATCCGCGATCGGCTCCTCGATGAAATCGGCGCGCTCGGCCCCGCGCCCTCGCCTGAGGCGCTCGCGAGGTTGCCTTATCTCTCGGCCGTCTGCGACGAGGCGCTCCGCATTCATCCCGTGGTCGGGATGGTCTCGCGCAAGCTGCTCGCGCCCTTCACGCTCCGCGGGCGGGAGCTCTCGCCCGGGATCGGCGTGATGGCCGCGATCGTGCTCGTGCACAATCACCCCGCCATTTACCCCGACGCGGACGTGTTCCGGCCCGAGCGATTCCTCGAGCGCAAGTTCACGCCTTTCGAATACCTGCCTTTTGGCGGCGGCGCGCGGCGGTGCCTCGGGGCGGCGTTCGCGCTCTACGAGATGAAGATCGTGCTCGGGACGTTGCTCTCGGCGCACCGCTTCCAGATCGTCTCCTCGACGCCGCCGCGTGTCGTTCGCCGCAACGTGACCCTCGGCCCCTCCGAGGGCGCGCCGCTCCGGCACCTCGGCCCCGTCCGTCGGGCGGTCGCGTGACGGTCGAGGCGGAGGTGAAGCTCCGCATCCTCGCCGCCGCGCGCCGGCTCTTTTTTGCGTACGGCTTCGGTCGCGTCACGATGGACGAGATCGCCTCCGAGCTCGCCATGAGCAAGAAGACGCTCTACCGCCATTTCGCGAGCAAAGAGGTGCTCTGCGAGGCGGTCATCGACGCGTCGTTCTCGGCGATCGACGGCGACCTCGCGGGCGTGCTCGGCGACGGGGCGCTCTCGTTCGAGGACAAGCTCGAGCGCTTCATGCGTATCGTGGCGGCGGGTTACGAAGAGGCGCGCGGGCCGCTGCTCAGCGATCTGCAGCGCGACGCGCCGTCGCTCTGGGCCCGCGTCGAGCAATGGAGGCAGAAGGTCGTCCACACGCGCACGCGCGCGCTCTTCGCCGCGGGCAAACGCGCGGGCGTGTTCCGGCCCGACATCCCCGAGGATCTCGTCGTCCGCGTCGTGATCGGCAATGCGCAGAACGTCCTCCGCCCCGACGTGCTCTCCGCGCTCGGGATGAGCTTCCCCGAGGCGTTCGCCCATTGCAAGGCCGTCCTCCTCGACGGGATCCGCGCCCGGGACGGGGACGCGCGCGGCGTGAAGGTTTGATCCTCCCGGAGCAGGGCGCCCTCGCTTGCGCGAATCGCGTCACGGTGACGCCGATTTGCGCAATTCGCGCAGGGGAGCTGCGCGACATGCGCAGCGGCGGGCGCGCGTGACCTCTCGGCGAAGCGAAACTCCCGGGCACGGCGATTGCCAGATGGATTCGTATGGACTTTCGACGAATCCGTACTTTTCCCGTGGCCACGATCCTCCTCGCTCTCGGCGTCGCCGCTTGTGGTGACGCCTCCTCGCCGGACGAGGACGTCGCCGCCGCGCAATCCGCCGTGAATGACGAGCTCCTCGCCGGGCTCGCGACGATCCCCGGGCTCACGGTGGTCAGCGAGAACCCCTCGACCATCCCGGGGGCGCGTTTCCTCGTGCTCCGATTCGAGCAGCCCGTGGATCACCACGACCCGCAAGGGCCACGCTTCACGCAGAAGATCGCCCTCGTGCACCGCTCCTTCGACGCGCCCATGTCGATGCTCACTGGAGGTTACTCCGTCTGGACGGGGCGGCAGGTCGAGAGCGAGCTCACGACCGCGCTCGGGGCCAATCAGATCTACGTCGAGCACCGCTACTACGGCGAATCCGTGCCCGCGGGCCCGGCGTACGAGCACCTGAACATCCAGCAGGCCGCCAGCGACATTCACCGGATCGTGCAGGCGATGAGGCCGGTTTACACGGACCGCTGGATCTCCAACGGCAGCAGCAAGGGCGGCATGACCTCGATCTACCATCGTTACTATTATCCGGACGACGTGGACGGCACGGTCGCGTACGTGTCGCCGTCCACCTATTCGGACAGGGATCCGCGGTACGTCAAGTTCATTCGCAATGTGGGGACACCGGAGCTCCGGGCGAGGTTGATCGCCTTCCAGCGCGAGCTCCTGAAGCGGCGCGACACGCTCGTGCCGATGATGCAGGCGGGGGTCGCTCAATGGGGCCTCACCTATGACGTCGTGGGCGCCGATCGGGCCTTCGAGTTCGGCGCCCTGGAGGCCTCGTTTTTCTTCTGGCAGTTCTGCCCCCTGGAGGTCTGCGAGCCCCTCCTCCCGGAGCCCACCGCGAGCGACGCGGAGCTCATCGACTTCTACATCAACTGGCTCGGCGCGCCCTTCAACTACGACGACGACACCATCAACATCCATTACGGGCCGTATTTCTATCAATCGGCCACCCAGCTCGGCCACCCGCGCTTCGACGAGGCTCCTTTGAAGGACCTCTTGCGATATCCGGGGGAGGACCTGGCGAGAAACCTCACGCCCGTGCCGGTGACGATCCCCTTCTCGCACGGGCTCATGCCGCTGATCGAAGCGCGGACGCGGGCGCACGGCGAGCGGATGCTCTTCATCTACGGCGAATACGATCCCTGGAGCACGAGCAAGTTCGAGGGCAGGGCGAAAAACGACTCCTTCCAGTACGTCGTGCCCGGCGGGTGGCACGGCGTGAGGATCGCGCATCTGCCCGAGGACGAGCGACTCCACGCGATGAGCCGCATTTTCGAATGGGCCGACGTGCCCTTTGATCCCTCGGTCTTCCAGGCGGCGGCGTCGCCCGCCTCGCTCGCGCCGGAGCCCGTGGACGACGAGCTCCCGGGGCCCTTCTCGCGCCTGCCGCCGCGCT includes these proteins:
- a CDS encoding aminopeptidase, whose amino-acid sequence is MSSYDPPLLLGQPEDALAQGSLEGLPFDALVLVAPSPLSSRGGAFTGPVSAALACALKADAALDRGPRPPAVIAAPGLPGGRLVVVPMGPLGEDTDDVRSVAEAVAAGTSRAVDAGATRPLVWVQAPSGPRFSRAREVAALAALGSQWAPVEAREAGKAPRTASAVGVVGLDEARARSLSAIDHGRALCRDIAGTEPERMAPRRIAELCEIAFRGTGVAVSVEHDVSGYPLIAAVARASMRVERHRPCVVRLSYTPEAPASRTVVLVGKGVTYDTGGADLKTDGHMAGMSRDKGGAGAVAGLVLAAALLKVPVRVVGLLGLVRNNVGDEAFVSDEIIRARSGVRVRIGNTDAEGRLVLSDLLAEAKSIAERAPSPTVLSVATLTGHVYRAYGPYVGAIGNGSAQRAGTLELLDRLGEAWGEPLERSRPRREDYSFVAPRSSAEDVVSSNRLASVNTPRGHQFPFAFLDIASGLRGEKIPFVHLDIGGVVVDPPDWQFGRPTGSPVAMLTAFLGQPAE
- a CDS encoding cytochrome P450, translated to MTLPAGPRVPALPVLGIARDTKRFFLESSRRYGDPFTLPLPTGTVVATGDPEGIREIFTADPALFTPYAVLPLEPVVGRHSVLLLDGARHRRERKLLTPPFHGDRMRAYGELMANITLRNAAALPPGAAFKAQDLTQDVSLEVIIEAVFGVRDPARVALFREVIVGYIEAYTPPLMMTTLLRRSFGGLGPWARFQRFSGRFHALIAEEITARRASGEVREDILSLLLSVRDEDGRPMSDEEIDDELRTMLIAGHETTAIGMAWALDAIHRDSRIRDRLLDEIGALGPAPSPEALARLPYLSAVCDEALRIHPVVGMVSRKLLAPFTLRGRELSPGIGVMAAIVLVHNHPAIYPDADVFRPERFLERKFTPFEYLPFGGGARRCLGAAFALYEMKIVLGTLLSAHRFQIVSSTPPRVVRRNVTLGPSEGAPLRHLGPVRRAVA
- a CDS encoding TetR family transcriptional regulator codes for the protein MTVEAEVKLRILAAARRLFFAYGFGRVTMDEIASELAMSKKTLYRHFASKEVLCEAVIDASFSAIDGDLAGVLGDGALSFEDKLERFMRIVAAGYEEARGPLLSDLQRDAPSLWARVEQWRQKVVHTRTRALFAAGKRAGVFRPDIPEDLVVRVVIGNAQNVLRPDVLSALGMSFPEAFAHCKAVLLDGIRARDGDARGVKV
- a CDS encoding S28 family serine protease → MATILLALGVAACGDASSPDEDVAAAQSAVNDELLAGLATIPGLTVVSENPSTIPGARFLVLRFEQPVDHHDPQGPRFTQKIALVHRSFDAPMSMLTGGYSVWTGRQVESELTTALGANQIYVEHRYYGESVPAGPAYEHLNIQQAASDIHRIVQAMRPVYTDRWISNGSSKGGMTSIYHRYYYPDDVDGTVAYVSPSTYSDRDPRYVKFIRNVGTPELRARLIAFQRELLKRRDTLVPMMQAGVAQWGLTYDVVGADRAFEFGALEASFFFWQFCPLEVCEPLLPEPTASDAELIDFYINWLGAPFNYDDDTINIHYGPYFYQSATQLGHPRFDEAPLKDLLRYPGEDLARNLTPVPVTIPFSHGLMPLIEARTRAHGERMLFIYGEYDPWSTSKFEGRAKNDSFQYVVPGGWHGVRIAHLPEDERLHAMSRIFEWADVPFDPSVFQAAASPASLAPEPVDDELPGPFSRLPPR